Proteins from a single region of Terriglobus sp. TAA 43:
- a CDS encoding M56 family metallopeptidase, producing MSNSHLFLLLPAIGNHLWQSTAFACAVWLITLTLRHNAARLRYGLWIAASLKFLLPLSLLLNFGALMAGPRKISVPQHQFAYSVATTAMHPLHADTLQVKEMPDRGSGPAPLYATIATIWFCGCVCVLSVWLMRWRQLRETLDDGVQVDEGREYQSLRDVGGDIFLHRSWAVREPGVYGIFSPVLLWPEGLSSRLDDEHLAAIMLHEVTHVRHRDNLIATLHLVVEAVFWFHPFVWWIERNLLIERESVCDETVVHRLGNAEAYALSLLKVCRFRIEHEQSLVASAGGADLGERVVRIVTHRVAKLSPVRSLMLIVFGIVTLVIPLALGVLHPLPVYGQVLYREGALPSFEVVSVKLRPDGPPLTPAPQSGSSVHLFFTTKMLIMYAYNLPDFSEAQIAKGPGWTDDTYDIEGKFSDSDYAVIQKMSVAERQEQIQLRLQSVLKERFHLAAHLEKREQTIYALEVAKSGPKLSSARHQEPDRFGITHSGMDYELKVTGTDLDRLASLLGREPEVGGRSIVNRTGLSGSYDLTLHWTRMASSGPDPESTAAEGNAPSYFTAIQEQLGLRLVPAKGMVDSIVVDHIERPLIN from the coding sequence ATGAGCAACTCGCATCTGTTTTTGCTTCTACCCGCAATTGGCAATCACCTCTGGCAATCCACGGCTTTTGCCTGTGCCGTCTGGCTCATCACACTTACGCTTCGCCATAATGCTGCACGACTGCGCTATGGGCTTTGGATTGCCGCCTCGCTCAAGTTCCTGCTGCCACTTTCACTGCTGCTTAACTTTGGCGCTCTTATGGCAGGTCCGCGGAAGATCTCTGTTCCACAGCATCAGTTCGCATACTCCGTAGCAACTACCGCGATGCATCCGCTGCATGCTGACACTCTGCAGGTGAAAGAGATGCCCGACAGAGGATCTGGACCCGCTCCACTCTATGCGACCATAGCAACGATCTGGTTCTGCGGATGCGTGTGCGTGCTTTCGGTATGGTTGATGCGCTGGCGCCAGCTGCGAGAGACATTGGACGACGGAGTTCAGGTCGACGAAGGCCGTGAATACCAGTCTCTTCGAGACGTTGGTGGTGACATCTTCCTTCATCGTTCCTGGGCAGTGAGAGAGCCGGGTGTCTACGGTATTTTCAGCCCTGTACTCTTGTGGCCGGAAGGCCTATCAAGCCGTCTTGATGACGAACATCTCGCCGCGATCATGCTGCACGAAGTGACACACGTGCGGCACCGCGACAACCTCATCGCGACGCTCCATCTAGTTGTCGAAGCTGTCTTCTGGTTCCATCCATTTGTCTGGTGGATTGAGCGGAATCTTCTGATCGAACGGGAAAGCGTCTGTGACGAGACCGTCGTTCACAGGCTCGGCAATGCGGAAGCGTATGCGCTCAGCCTTCTCAAGGTGTGCCGTTTCCGCATTGAACACGAGCAATCTCTGGTTGCCTCGGCAGGAGGCGCTGATCTTGGCGAGCGTGTCGTACGTATCGTGACGCATCGGGTTGCGAAGCTCTCTCCCGTTCGGTCTTTGATGTTGATCGTGTTTGGAATCGTGACGCTTGTCATCCCGCTTGCGCTCGGCGTGCTGCATCCGTTGCCGGTGTATGGGCAGGTGCTGTACCGCGAAGGCGCGCTCCCGTCTTTTGAAGTGGTAAGCGTCAAGCTCAGACCCGATGGTCCGCCGCTCACGCCTGCCCCGCAGAGTGGCAGCTCTGTACATCTCTTCTTCACAACCAAGATGCTGATTATGTACGCCTATAACCTGCCCGACTTCTCAGAGGCGCAGATCGCGAAAGGTCCCGGCTGGACGGATGATACCTACGATATCGAGGGAAAGTTCAGCGATTCGGACTATGCGGTAATACAGAAAATGTCTGTCGCTGAAAGACAGGAGCAGATTCAACTGCGGTTGCAATCGGTCCTAAAAGAACGATTTCACCTGGCAGCACATTTGGAGAAGCGCGAGCAGACAATCTATGCGCTCGAAGTTGCAAAAAGCGGTCCGAAGCTATCTTCAGCCAGACACCAGGAACCGGATCGGTTCGGCATCACGCATAGCGGAATGGACTACGAACTGAAGGTCACCGGCACGGACCTGGATAGACTCGCCAGTCTGCTCGGCCGCGAACCTGAGGTTGGAGGCCGCAGCATTGTTAACAGAACGGGATTGAGCGGCAGCTACGATCTGACATTGCATTGGACACGGATGGCGTCATCTGGTCCAGATCCAGAATCAACCGCAGCGGAAGGAAATGCTCCCTCCTATTTCACGGCAATCCAGGAGCAACTCGGCTTACGCCTGGTTCCAGCGAAGGGGATGGTAGATTCTATCGTCGTTGACCATATTGAAAGGCCTTTGATCAACTGA
- a CDS encoding BlaI/MecI/CopY family transcriptional regulator — MAAKRLSKLELRFLEVVWAKGEASIREMQEAFPKRDRPAYSTVQTMVYRLEAKKVLRRTRKVGNFHMFAALISRDAAQRTLVEDLLAAFGGESRPVVAHLIGAGKLTLEDIQFAEATLKSLKNGEAQ; from the coding sequence ATGGCCGCCAAGCGTTTGAGCAAACTAGAACTTCGCTTTCTGGAAGTTGTTTGGGCAAAAGGGGAAGCCTCGATCCGCGAAATGCAGGAGGCCTTTCCGAAGCGCGACAGGCCTGCCTACTCCACGGTGCAGACGATGGTGTACCGGCTCGAAGCGAAGAAGGTATTACGACGAACGCGCAAGGTTGGTAATTTCCATATGTTTGCCGCACTGATCTCTCGCGATGCGGCGCAGCGCACACTTGTGGAAGACCTGCTGGCTGCATTTGGAGGTGAGTCGCGGCCGGTCGTTGCACATCTCATTGGCGCGGGCAAGTTGACGCTGGAGGACATCCAGTTTGCCGAAGCAACATTAAAGAGCCTCAAGAACGGAGAAGCGCAATGA
- a CDS encoding type II toxin-antitoxin system HicB family antitoxin → MSEVHLKIAGYNAVFEHAVDGSWRGTVPDLPAILTSGPTLDEVKANMQEAIGLWLENAKRS, encoded by the coding sequence GTGTCTGAGGTCCATCTCAAAATCGCCGGATATAACGCAGTATTCGAACATGCGGTTGATGGAAGTTGGAGAGGAACGGTACCAGACCTGCCGGCGATCCTGACAAGCGGCCCCACGCTAGACGAGGTCAAGGCCAACATGCAGGAAGCAATCGGACTTTGGCTGGAGAATGCGAAGCGGTCTTAA
- a CDS encoding TonB-dependent receptor domain-containing protein encodes MTSSRFHRLLQCLVSVGFLIATSLFLPEISMAQVSTAEVIGTVRDASGAFVPNASVTLTLTERNAVRTTQTNGSGEYTFGLLQNGTYKLSVDAPGFAQYQIQQFALDGGDRRRLDVALTLEGSHVAVNVTSAPSMLGTDTSNLSTQVSQRQVQDLPLNGRNFVQLAQLAAGANEGTSSAIANGNRPDDRRQTSAVVANAQSDTLNYQMVEGVDNVEYTVGTIGVRPSVDAIAEFRVITSVPPAEVGKTPGAIINLITRSGSSQFHGSIFEFVRNDLFDARNFFATKAAVPTKPKFRQNQFGGSISGPVFRDKTFFFADYEGFRRIDATNSLVNNLVPTAYEVAHPGDFSDRGGPVLSSSQINSIGAKYFALYPAPNNGATTYTSSYPQTQNSTTADARIDHHFNERNSIFGRWAYNNVDTLTPSALPNVGGVDPGGSVSFPGSASQQAYQWIADYIHVFNPSLLLELKAGYTHISNVSLPLNYGKNYGNAFGITNANLDIFTSALPTVSVTGYAPLGVSSSLPLFDRDNAFQYSAALTQVKGRHSLKYGAMLIRRQVYNEQPTSGSGAFTFTTNPSTSTISTLSPLINLLEGNVFQVSRVVQLYPRYLRNFEPSLFVQDDWRATDKLTLNLGLRYDIITPVKDKFGHISHFDPASGTFRVAGGGGGSDTADIQTDYRSIAPRVGMAFSATSKTVLRAGYAVVFFRDNTGPSVPFADPPYVGTYQPNPNTTTFSTPLPLPALASTTSPSGALRGMQLDYRNSYVHEINANVQQDLGFDSVLTLAYVAELGQRLRISPNVNLGPLGQTTAGAYTTLRPFYSKYPAVTDIYNIQSNGSSNFNSFQATLAKQTSHGLTLQANYTWAHALGDVQGFSAGGLYTSADPAHNSTVEYGNSELDVRNRFTMMLNYRLAFADHLNGFAGVVGKGWQFNAIDVWETGQPFTVVNSSPRTNTGVGSDRPNQVGNPNIANRTIATWFNTSAFAAQLLGTLGTTSRNSLYGPHYRHFDVSLFKDFQLPEKAVLQLRAEAFNLSNTPNFGQPGSTLGTSTFGVINSLRTNAQGRQLQFAARLSF; translated from the coding sequence ATGACCTCGTCCCGTTTCCATCGTTTGTTGCAATGTCTCGTCTCCGTTGGTTTCCTGATCGCGACCTCACTATTTCTTCCGGAAATATCCATGGCGCAGGTATCAACAGCAGAAGTCATCGGAACAGTTCGGGATGCTAGCGGCGCGTTCGTTCCAAACGCCAGCGTAACGTTGACGCTTACGGAACGAAACGCAGTTCGTACGACGCAGACGAATGGGTCGGGTGAATACACCTTCGGTCTTTTGCAAAATGGAACTTACAAGCTCTCCGTAGATGCACCTGGTTTCGCACAGTATCAAATACAGCAGTTTGCTCTTGACGGTGGTGATCGTAGACGTCTGGACGTTGCGTTGACTCTTGAAGGCAGTCATGTTGCAGTCAATGTAACCTCCGCCCCCTCCATGCTTGGTACTGACACAAGCAATCTCAGTACTCAGGTGAGTCAGCGTCAGGTGCAGGATCTTCCCCTGAACGGCCGAAACTTCGTTCAATTGGCACAGCTTGCGGCGGGTGCAAACGAAGGGACGTCGTCCGCCATTGCCAACGGCAACCGGCCTGATGATCGCAGGCAGACATCTGCAGTTGTCGCGAATGCACAGTCCGATACGTTGAACTATCAGATGGTAGAAGGCGTAGATAACGTTGAGTACACCGTAGGCACCATTGGCGTTCGGCCCTCGGTCGATGCGATTGCGGAGTTTCGAGTCATCACAAGTGTCCCACCAGCAGAGGTGGGCAAGACCCCCGGTGCGATCATCAACCTCATTACGCGTTCCGGAAGTAGTCAGTTTCATGGATCGATCTTTGAGTTCGTGCGCAACGATCTGTTCGACGCACGGAATTTTTTTGCAACGAAAGCCGCCGTTCCGACAAAGCCAAAGTTTCGTCAAAATCAATTCGGTGGAAGCATCAGTGGCCCTGTCTTCCGCGACAAGACCTTTTTCTTCGCTGACTACGAAGGATTTCGCAGAATCGACGCCACCAATTCTCTTGTCAACAATCTGGTTCCTACCGCCTACGAAGTAGCTCACCCCGGAGATTTTTCTGACCGTGGTGGCCCGGTTCTAAGCAGTTCGCAGATCAATTCGATTGGTGCGAAATACTTTGCGCTTTATCCGGCTCCGAACAACGGAGCAACAACTTACACATCTTCCTACCCACAAACACAGAACAGCACAACTGCAGATGCCCGCATTGATCACCACTTCAATGAGCGTAATTCCATCTTTGGACGGTGGGCATATAACAACGTCGATACACTCACGCCAAGCGCTCTTCCCAATGTGGGCGGGGTGGATCCCGGCGGATCAGTATCCTTCCCCGGGTCGGCTTCGCAGCAGGCCTATCAGTGGATTGCTGACTACATCCACGTATTCAACCCTTCACTCCTTCTTGAGTTGAAGGCGGGTTATACCCATATCAGTAACGTCTCCCTCCCGCTGAATTATGGCAAGAACTACGGGAACGCTTTTGGCATCACAAACGCAAATCTGGACATCTTTACATCGGCTCTTCCAACCGTTTCCGTGACCGGTTACGCCCCTCTGGGTGTCTCGAGCTCGCTCCCATTGTTCGATAGGGATAACGCATTTCAGTACAGCGCGGCGTTAACTCAGGTGAAAGGCCGCCACTCGTTGAAGTATGGAGCCATGCTCATTCGTCGGCAGGTCTACAACGAGCAACCCACGTCCGGCTCAGGTGCGTTTACATTCACCACGAATCCTTCCACATCTACGATCTCCACGCTGAGTCCTCTCATCAATCTGCTCGAAGGGAATGTCTTTCAGGTATCGCGAGTTGTGCAGCTTTACCCACGCTATCTGCGAAACTTCGAGCCAAGTCTTTTCGTGCAGGATGACTGGCGAGCAACAGATAAGCTGACGTTGAACCTTGGCCTTCGGTATGACATCATCACGCCGGTTAAAGACAAGTTTGGGCACATCTCCCACTTTGATCCTGCCTCCGGAACATTCCGCGTAGCCGGTGGAGGAGGCGGGTCCGACACAGCAGATATTCAGACCGACTACCGTTCCATTGCACCTCGTGTGGGGATGGCGTTTAGTGCCACCTCCAAAACGGTCCTGCGAGCCGGATACGCAGTAGTGTTCTTCCGCGACAACACGGGGCCTTCGGTGCCTTTTGCAGACCCGCCGTACGTAGGGACCTATCAGCCGAATCCGAATACGACGACCTTCTCAACCCCGCTGCCCTTGCCTGCGCTTGCCTCCACTACGTCACCTTCAGGCGCGCTTCGCGGTATGCAGCTGGATTATCGCAATTCCTACGTGCATGAGATCAACGCGAATGTCCAACAGGATCTCGGCTTCGACTCGGTTTTAACCCTCGCCTATGTTGCAGAGTTGGGGCAAAGACTGCGCATTTCACCGAATGTCAACCTCGGTCCTCTTGGCCAAACAACAGCGGGGGCCTATACGACCCTGCGGCCGTTCTACTCGAAGTATCCGGCAGTAACAGATATCTATAACATTCAGTCCAACGGCTCCTCCAACTTCAATTCGTTTCAGGCAACGCTGGCAAAGCAAACCAGCCACGGGCTCACCCTGCAAGCTAATTACACGTGGGCGCATGCACTTGGCGATGTCCAAGGATTCTCTGCAGGTGGCCTCTACACCAGTGCAGACCCTGCCCATAACTCAACGGTTGAGTATGGCAACAGTGAACTGGATGTGCGCAACCGATTCACGATGATGTTGAACTATCGTTTGGCATTTGCAGATCACCTCAACGGATTTGCAGGAGTTGTCGGCAAAGGTTGGCAGTTCAACGCAATCGATGTGTGGGAGACGGGCCAGCCCTTCACTGTGGTGAACTCAAGTCCGCGCACAAATACTGGCGTCGGCTCTGACCGTCCGAATCAAGTAGGAAATCCAAATATAGCGAATAGGACAATTGCGACATGGTTCAATACGTCCGCATTTGCTGCTCAACTACTTGGAACGCTTGGGACGACATCCAGAAACAGCCTTTATGGACCACACTATCGGCACTTTGACGTCTCTTTGTTTAAAGATTTCCAGCTCCCTGAAAAAGCCGTTCTTCAGTTACGCGCGGAAGCATTCAACTTATCCAACACACCAAATTTTGGTCAGCCTGGTTCTACATTGGGAACATCGACCTTCGGTGTCATCAACTCCCTGCGTACGAATGCCCAAGGCAGACAGCTGCAGTTCGCAGCGCGGCTCTCGTTCTAG
- a CDS encoding exo-beta-N-acetylmuramidase NamZ domain-containing protein, which translates to MGFRRLLPLGIFAVTTLLHGQTKTGIDVLEAEHFAPLKQLAEKHQGHLRLGVLTNPVGIDSQQRRTIDVLRQDAAAAVPGLKVVTLFSAEHGINAAVDGYSINDKIDPASQLPIISLFGATEAQLHPTAQQTEGLDVIVIDLQDVGVRYWTFQTLMKYFLQVSTANHLDIVVLDRPNPINGMAVQGPLSTPGRENYVNPSSEPMRTGMTMGELAQLFNGEGHLGASLTVIKMSGWKRSDWYDDTGLLWINPSPNIRSLTQAMLYPGTGLIEGTNVNVKGPGEPPFVRFGAPWIHATELAAYLQARKIPGVSFMPVTYVPSGSEHYPYIGKRVEGVEIIVNDRNALDAPELGIEAVSALWKLYPQQFQLDRVDRLLLNKSTLEEIRKGIDPRAIAAGWQSELNAFKAIRARYLLY; encoded by the coding sequence ATGGGATTTCGAAGATTGTTGCCGTTGGGCATCTTCGCTGTGACAACGTTGTTGCACGGTCAGACGAAGACGGGAATCGATGTGTTGGAGGCGGAACATTTTGCTCCCCTCAAACAACTCGCTGAAAAGCATCAGGGACATTTACGGCTTGGTGTCCTCACGAACCCTGTGGGGATCGACTCGCAACAACGAAGAACGATTGATGTGCTGCGACAGGATGCGGCAGCAGCCGTTCCCGGATTGAAGGTTGTGACATTATTCAGCGCCGAACACGGTATCAACGCCGCGGTGGATGGGTACTCCATCAACGACAAGATCGATCCGGCAAGCCAATTGCCCATTATCAGTTTGTTTGGTGCAACTGAGGCTCAACTGCATCCAACCGCGCAACAGACGGAAGGACTCGATGTGATTGTCATCGATCTCCAGGACGTCGGTGTACGCTACTGGACATTCCAGACGCTCATGAAGTATTTCCTTCAGGTGTCGACAGCAAACCATCTTGACATTGTTGTTCTCGACCGTCCGAACCCTATCAACGGAATGGCGGTGCAGGGCCCGCTCTCAACACCGGGTCGGGAGAATTACGTGAATCCATCTTCCGAACCCATGCGCACTGGAATGACGATGGGCGAACTGGCCCAACTCTTCAATGGGGAAGGACATCTCGGAGCTTCGTTGACAGTAATCAAGATGAGCGGATGGAAACGGTCGGATTGGTATGACGACACGGGTTTGCTCTGGATCAATCCTTCCCCGAATATCCGCAGCTTGACCCAGGCCATGCTCTACCCGGGTACCGGACTAATCGAAGGCACGAATGTGAATGTTAAGGGGCCTGGCGAGCCCCCGTTCGTCCGTTTTGGTGCCCCCTGGATTCATGCAACAGAGTTAGCAGCGTATCTGCAAGCCCGAAAGATCCCTGGCGTAAGCTTCATGCCAGTGACCTATGTTCCAAGCGGATCAGAGCATTATCCGTACATTGGCAAACGAGTTGAAGGCGTCGAAATCATCGTGAATGATCGCAATGCCCTCGACGCGCCGGAACTCGGTATCGAGGCAGTGTCGGCTCTATGGAAGCTCTATCCGCAACAATTCCAACTCGACCGCGTTGATCGCCTGTTGCTCAATAAGTCGACACTTGAGGAGATTCGTAAAGGGATCGACCCACGAGCGATAGCAGCAGGATGGCAATCCGAATTGAATGCGTTCAAGGCAATTCGCGCCCGCTATCTTCTCTATTGA
- a CDS encoding DUF4386 domain-containing protein → MRRHRGFIDSDPSRIARIAALLYLSTVLLGIFSQKLIGDQLIIDSDPAATAANILVHSGLYQLGFAVYMVEMVCNVAMTVLFYVLLKPAGPVVSLMAASFSFVGCVLKTMSRLFFLMPLFVLDGSRSLHGFDSAQVQSLALLMTKVNTQGAAVAMIFFGLYAVLKGVLIINSTFLPRILGIIGILAGFSWLTFLYLPVAYRVLPYTLALGLLGSASQIGWLLIFGVDDLRWKARATDWERHSANEFESDLELRRVERQGRST, encoded by the coding sequence ATGAGAAGACATCGCGGGTTCATCGATTCAGACCCTTCTCGTATAGCGAGGATCGCTGCTCTACTTTATCTCTCGACGGTGCTGCTGGGTATCTTCTCCCAAAAGCTGATTGGCGACCAGCTCATCATCGACAGCGACCCTGCAGCCACCGCGGCAAACATTCTCGTCCATAGCGGTCTCTACCAACTCGGCTTTGCCGTGTACATGGTAGAGATGGTCTGCAATGTTGCGATGACAGTTCTGTTTTACGTGTTGTTGAAACCGGCTGGTCCGGTGGTTTCACTTATGGCGGCGAGCTTCAGTTTCGTGGGATGCGTGTTGAAGACTATGAGCCGACTCTTTTTTCTCATGCCACTCTTTGTGCTGGATGGGTCTAGGTCGCTACACGGCTTCGATTCGGCGCAAGTGCAATCCCTAGCACTTCTGATGACCAAGGTGAATACGCAGGGTGCAGCCGTCGCAATGATTTTTTTCGGTCTTTATGCTGTGTTGAAGGGCGTTCTTATCATCAATTCGACTTTCCTGCCTCGTATCCTTGGCATCATCGGTATACTCGCAGGCTTCTCATGGTTGACGTTCCTCTACCTTCCAGTTGCATACCGTGTGCTTCCCTATACGCTAGCTTTGGGCCTGCTTGGGTCGGCATCTCAGATTGGTTGGTTATTGATCTTTGGCGTAGACGATCTCCGTTGGAAAGCCCGGGCAACTGATTGGGAACGTCACTCCGCGAACGAATTCGAGTCAGATCTAGAACTGAGGAGAGTGGAGCGACAGGGGCGATCGACGTAG
- a CDS encoding DUF3309 family protein: protein MILLLIILILVFGFGGYRMGPGLGYYGGGGLSLILTIVLLLLLLKII from the coding sequence ATGATTCTTCTGCTGATCATTTTGATCCTCGTGTTCGGTTTTGGAGGTTATCGCATGGGACCGGGACTTGGCTATTATGGCGGCGGCGGGTTGAGCCTGATCCTCACCATCGTGCTGCTCCTGCTGCTGCTCAAGATCATTTAG
- a CDS encoding response regulator transcription factor has protein sequence MTRQRILIAEDYVRLAEAFRKLLEPEFEVLGIVSDGRTLLREAMRLRPDLITLDLSMPSFDVNEARRQLADFAPHTKLLIVTMNEDPEIAASALSGWAHGYVLKKSASSELVHAVREVLAGRQYMTPRLVR, from the coding sequence ATGACTCGACAGCGGATTCTTATTGCAGAAGACTATGTTCGACTTGCGGAGGCTTTTCGGAAGCTGCTTGAACCGGAGTTCGAGGTGCTTGGTATCGTGTCTGACGGTCGCACCCTTTTGCGCGAGGCTATGCGATTGCGGCCTGACCTCATCACGCTTGATCTTTCAATGCCGTCGTTCGACGTAAACGAAGCCAGGCGACAATTGGCTGATTTCGCACCACATACGAAACTGCTTATCGTTACGATGAACGAAGATCCGGAGATTGCAGCGAGTGCCTTGAGCGGTTGGGCACATGGTTATGTGCTCAAGAAATCGGCAAGTTCTGAGCTAGTACATGCTGTTCGGGAAGTGCTAGCGGGGAGGCAGTATATGACTCCTAGACTTGTCCGCTAA
- a CDS encoding ATP-binding protein codes for MTASRYFVLLLTYFLFIATAAHGEHSKNVLVLHMENSHTPANVAASRAIQEVLGRDPTVQIFEEYLDEDRLGVDGAAMADVFARKYTGQRFALIMTVGPPALRFLAQYGEQLWPSVPRVFADVDGSPEQLPPNTTGVYGFFRFAPTLDLALQLQPDVQHVFYIGGGASGEIARRSIAQNEFRPYMGRLDFTYINGLPLPQLLNRLSGLPPHSVVIYTTFFKDNEGNTFVTANLAPVIVAASNAPVYGTLQGVLGSGIVGGSLFDFGPQTHAAAELGLKILRGTPATSLAVEEGPSNKVVVDWRQLKRWSIPETNVPTNATIMFRELTLWERYRDYVWIAAGVLIGQTLLLMVLFIQVRARQRSNVAIRGLTMRLVHATEDERKRVASELHDDIGQRLSLLSAQLDSMVIRSGNEIESQELKECLHEVDALVTDVHDLSHQLHSSQVQHLGLDVALRNLCRSIAQRNNLNIAVECADLPSELRPDVSVCLYRIAQEALNNIVRHSGSDRVEISVSGTEGRVTMIVKDFGHGFEAAKSPAGLGLVTMEERLKAISGTFSVSSKLGVGTTISASLPLREAVAGHETAETQRGSAA; via the coding sequence ATGACAGCTAGTCGATACTTCGTTCTACTGTTGACCTATTTTCTCTTCATTGCCACCGCGGCTCACGGTGAGCATTCGAAAAATGTGCTCGTCCTGCACATGGAAAACTCACATACGCCTGCGAATGTCGCGGCATCCCGAGCTATCCAGGAGGTCCTCGGACGCGACCCTACCGTTCAAATATTTGAAGAGTATCTTGATGAAGATCGCCTGGGCGTGGATGGTGCGGCGATGGCCGATGTCTTTGCCCGCAAATATACCGGACAACGCTTCGCTCTCATCATGACGGTTGGGCCGCCGGCACTCCGGTTCCTCGCACAATACGGAGAACAGCTCTGGCCATCCGTTCCAAGAGTGTTTGCTGACGTTGATGGCAGTCCCGAGCAGCTTCCGCCGAACACTACCGGTGTATACGGCTTCTTCCGCTTCGCGCCCACCCTCGACTTGGCACTTCAATTGCAGCCCGATGTGCAACACGTCTTCTATATAGGCGGCGGCGCCTCAGGAGAGATTGCGCGCCGGAGCATTGCGCAGAACGAGTTCCGCCCCTACATGGGACGACTGGACTTCACCTACATAAACGGTCTTCCCCTGCCGCAACTTTTGAATCGACTCTCCGGCCTTCCCCCGCACAGCGTTGTGATCTACACGACGTTCTTCAAGGATAACGAGGGGAATACATTCGTCACTGCCAACCTTGCGCCCGTGATTGTCGCTGCTTCGAATGCCCCAGTGTATGGAACCCTGCAGGGCGTTCTGGGGAGCGGAATTGTGGGGGGCAGCCTATTCGATTTTGGGCCGCAGACTCATGCAGCGGCTGAGCTAGGGCTGAAGATCCTTCGCGGCACCCCTGCCACATCTTTGGCCGTTGAGGAGGGGCCTTCCAACAAGGTCGTAGTTGACTGGCGGCAGCTCAAGCGATGGTCGATTCCAGAGACCAACGTACCAACGAACGCCACGATCATGTTTCGCGAGCTCACCCTATGGGAGCGCTACCGAGACTACGTCTGGATCGCTGCCGGGGTGCTGATTGGTCAGACGCTTTTGTTGATGGTGTTGTTCATCCAAGTGCGAGCTCGACAACGTTCCAATGTGGCGATTCGTGGTCTGACGATGCGGTTGGTTCATGCAACCGAGGATGAGCGTAAGCGCGTTGCCAGCGAACTGCATGACGATATTGGGCAGCGGCTTTCGCTATTGTCAGCACAGCTTGATTCCATGGTCATCCGATCTGGAAATGAAATCGAATCGCAAGAACTGAAGGAATGCCTTCACGAGGTAGATGCACTTGTTACGGACGTGCACGACCTCTCACACCAGCTGCATTCGTCGCAGGTGCAGCATCTTGGCTTAGATGTTGCTCTGCGGAATCTATGCAGAAGCATCGCTCAGCGAAACAATCTGAACATCGCGGTGGAGTGTGCCGATCTCCCCTCGGAATTACGACCGGACGTCTCGGTCTGCCTCTACCGCATAGCGCAGGAAGCTTTAAACAACATCGTGCGCCACAGTGGTAGTGACCGGGTTGAAATAAGCGTTAGCGGGACAGAAGGCCGAGTCACGATGATCGTGAAAGACTTTGGCCATGGGTTCGAAGCAGCCAAATCTCCAGCAGGTCTTGGGCTTGTAACGATGGAGGAGCGCCTGAAGGCTATCTCCGGCACTTTCTCAGTGTCTTCTAAATTGGGCGTCGGTACCACGATCAGTGCTTCGCTACCCTTGCGCGAAGCAGTTGCGGGGCACGAGACAGCAGAGACGCAACGCGGCTCTGCTGCATGA
- a CDS encoding putative toxin-antitoxin system toxin component, PIN family has protein sequence MRLAVFDTNVIISAGIKPGGAPAHLIMDWAFEGQVQAVTSPAIVKEYRQVARRAKFARYGFPPLWLEFLIEESLQLADATENWPTSLPDLADLPFLALAHISGAWLITGNVRHFPERGRQGVNVLTPTEYLNHLRPR, from the coding sequence GTGCGACTCGCGGTCTTCGATACCAACGTGATCATCTCTGCGGGCATTAAGCCTGGGGGAGCCCCCGCCCATCTCATCATGGATTGGGCGTTTGAGGGGCAAGTCCAGGCCGTCACAAGCCCCGCAATCGTCAAGGAATATCGCCAGGTCGCACGACGTGCGAAGTTTGCACGATACGGCTTCCCTCCTCTGTGGCTCGAATTTCTCATTGAAGAAAGCCTGCAACTGGCGGACGCCACAGAGAACTGGCCCACGAGTCTTCCCGACTTGGCCGACCTTCCATTTCTTGCATTGGCTCATATTTCTGGAGCGTGGTTGATCACAGGAAACGTAAGGCATTTCCCTGAAAGGGGACGCCAAGGCGTCAACGTTCTCACACCAACCGAGTATCTAAACCATCTCCGACCACGCTGA